In Streptomyces nojiriensis, one genomic interval encodes:
- a CDS encoding lamin tail domain-containing protein, with the protein MSSASSSVRRIAATVLAAGAIVSAAALPASAADGDRHHQQRPRVEISRVQADSPGRDDRSNRSLNAEWVEITNTTRDAINLRGWTLRDSDGNRYRFDSVRLAGRATIRIHTGNGRDTRTDLFQDRRDYVWDNHSDTATLRDGRGRTVDTESWGRRR; encoded by the coding sequence ATGTCTTCTGCTTCTTCCTCCGTACGCCGTATCGCCGCCACCGTCCTGGCGGCCGGCGCGATCGTCTCCGCTGCCGCGTTGCCGGCGTCCGCCGCGGACGGTGACCGTCACCACCAGCAGCGTCCGCGGGTGGAGATCAGCCGGGTCCAGGCCGACAGCCCCGGGCGTGACGACCGCTCGAACCGCTCCCTGAACGCGGAGTGGGTGGAGATCACCAACACCACCCGCGACGCGATCAACCTCCGGGGCTGGACGCTGCGTGACAGCGACGGCAACCGCTACCGCTTCGACAGCGTCCGCCTCGCAGGCCGCGCCACGATCCGGATCCACACCGGCAACGGCCGCGACACCCGCACCGACCTCTTCCAGGACCGCCGCGACTACGTCTGGGACAACCATTCCGACACCGCCACCCTGCGCGACGGCCGCGGCCGCACCGTCGACACCGAGTCCTGGGGCCGCCGCCGCTAA
- a CDS encoding DUF2267 domain-containing protein: MYDQPRPNRATPAMTFDQMLERVRYEGAYPTRERAEKAVRTVLAALGRQLTGDERVDLAQCLPVEAALTLTAQIPDTEHLTGWGFVKDLAERTGATPAVARWDTGAVLAVVARLAGPDLLARILRQLPDGYALLFGQAELRRPEPAA, translated from the coding sequence ATGTACGACCAGCCTCGACCGAACCGGGCCACCCCCGCCATGACGTTCGACCAGATGCTGGAACGCGTGCGCTACGAAGGCGCCTACCCCACCCGCGAACGCGCCGAGAAAGCCGTCCGCACCGTCCTGGCCGCCCTCGGCCGGCAGCTCACCGGCGACGAACGCGTCGACCTCGCCCAGTGCCTGCCCGTCGAGGCCGCCCTCACCCTGACCGCCCAGATCCCCGACACCGAACACCTCACCGGCTGGGGCTTCGTCAAAGACCTCGCCGAACGCACCGGCGCCACCCCGGCCGTCGCCCGCTGGGACACCGGCGCCGTACTCGCCGTCGTCGCCCGCCTCGCAGGACCCGACCTCCTCGCCCGGATCCTGCGCCAGCTCCCCGACGGCTACGCCCTCCTCTTCGGCCAGGCAGAACTACGCCGGCCCGAGCCCGCTGCCTGA
- a CDS encoding DUF2267 domain-containing protein: MSMRREAFLAHVQERGEYETLQDADRVARVVLALLGAHLVGSVRAELAARLPETYALILLNPLQAAEPLSPERFVRATAAWIEGATETTALWDIGAVLSTAAAAAGDVLTREVLLQLPHGYDLLFGHPQPT, translated from the coding sequence ATGTCGATGCGCAGGGAGGCGTTCCTGGCCCACGTCCAGGAACGAGGCGAGTACGAGACTTTGCAGGACGCCGACCGTGTGGCCCGCGTCGTACTGGCGCTGCTGGGCGCGCACCTGGTGGGCAGTGTGCGGGCCGAGCTCGCCGCCCGGCTCCCCGAGACGTACGCCCTGATCCTCCTCAATCCGCTCCAGGCCGCGGAGCCGCTCTCGCCGGAGCGGTTCGTCCGCGCGACTGCGGCCTGGATCGAGGGAGCCACCGAGACGACGGCCCTGTGGGACATCGGCGCCGTCCTGTCCACCGCGGCCGCCGCCGCGGGTGATGTTCTCACCCGCGAGGTCCTCCTGCAGCTCCCGCACGGCTACGACCTCCTCTTCGGCCACCCCCAGCCCACCTGA
- a CDS encoding Hsp20/alpha crystallin family protein, which produces MLMRTDPFREMDRIVQQLSGTSGTWSKPSVMPMDAYREGDVYVIAFDLPGVSPEAVDIDVERNMLTVKAERRPAAKGDTVQMELSERPLGVFSRQIMLADTLDTERIQADYDAGVLTLRIPIAERAKPRKISIGGAADRKQISG; this is translated from the coding sequence ATGTTGATGCGCACCGACCCGTTCCGCGAGATGGACCGGATCGTCCAGCAGCTGTCGGGTACGTCTGGGACCTGGTCCAAGCCGTCGGTCATGCCGATGGACGCCTACCGCGAAGGCGACGTGTACGTGATCGCCTTCGACCTGCCCGGGGTGAGCCCCGAGGCGGTCGACATCGACGTCGAGCGGAACATGCTGACGGTCAAGGCGGAGCGCCGACCGGCCGCCAAGGGCGACACCGTGCAGATGGAGCTCTCCGAGCGGCCCCTGGGTGTCTTCTCCCGCCAGATCATGCTCGCCGACACCCTCGACACCGAGCGCATCCAGGCCGACTACGACGCGGGTGTCCTGACCCTGCGGATCCCGATCGCCGAGCGCGCCAAGCCCCGCAAGATCAGCATCGGCGGAGCGGCCGACCGCAAGCAGATCTCCGGCTGA
- a CDS encoding HSP18 transcriptional regulator, with protein sequence MNEIANPVPPVLTPDAAAALEVIHQAIEKAHRSSAGEMAATTSEGSGPEQALAALQMLREIRERLTGWESVLIETARTQGASWAELAGPLGVASRQAAERRYLRLRPGAAGSTGEQRVQATRDARAADRTVTAWARDNAADLRRLAGQVTSLSDLAPGAEAAVGALNQALGGDDAAGLIGPLAGTRPHLGAGDAELADRIDAVTRHTDQLRQDSNDQRNS encoded by the coding sequence GTGAACGAGATCGCTAACCCCGTCCCACCAGTCCTCACCCCGGACGCCGCCGCAGCACTGGAGGTCATCCACCAGGCCATCGAGAAGGCACACCGGTCCTCCGCCGGGGAGATGGCGGCCACGACGTCGGAAGGCTCCGGTCCGGAGCAGGCCCTGGCCGCCCTGCAGATGCTCCGCGAGATCCGTGAGCGGCTCACCGGCTGGGAAAGCGTCCTGATCGAAACGGCCCGCACCCAGGGCGCCAGCTGGGCCGAGCTCGCCGGCCCCCTCGGAGTCGCCAGCCGCCAGGCAGCCGAACGCCGCTACCTCCGGCTGCGTCCCGGCGCAGCCGGGAGCACCGGCGAACAGCGCGTGCAGGCCACCCGCGACGCGCGGGCCGCCGACCGCACTGTCACCGCCTGGGCCCGCGACAACGCAGCCGACCTGCGCCGCCTCGCCGGCCAGGTCACCTCCCTCAGCGACCTCGCCCCGGGCGCCGAGGCAGCCGTCGGCGCACTCAACCAGGCCCTGGGCGGTGACGACGCCGCCGGCCTGATCGGCCCCCTGGCCGGCACCCGACCGCACCTGGGAGCCGGCGACGCCGAACTCGCCGACCGCATCGACGCCGTGACCCGCCACACCGACCAGCTCCGTCAGGACAGCAACGACCAGCGCAACTCCTGA
- a CDS encoding STAS domain-containing protein produces the protein MSERPERSHRPDRETEAIPGVDIFGRAAVVRPVGEIDIDTAPSLSRALAHALTFVATSRADRVVADCSHVTFCDSSGLNALIAARLRAVEAGATIHLANPAPQLQRLLQITGAAALFPREDPAWPGAATALQQAPGNTRTTGKRQRRTGTAAVHGGQQVPCCVTTTGPATSRLPRYTPLRTSGPCAVTATTDTTMACCSPS, from the coding sequence GTGTCCGAGCGACCCGAGCGATCCCACCGACCCGACCGGGAGACCGAAGCAATACCCGGTGTCGACATCTTCGGGCGCGCGGCCGTCGTGCGGCCCGTCGGCGAGATCGACATCGACACCGCGCCGTCGCTCAGCCGCGCTCTGGCACACGCTCTCACCTTCGTCGCCACGTCCCGGGCCGACCGCGTCGTGGCCGACTGCAGCCATGTCACCTTCTGCGACTCCTCCGGGCTCAACGCCCTCATCGCCGCACGGCTGCGAGCGGTCGAGGCGGGCGCCACCATCCATCTGGCGAACCCCGCTCCCCAGCTCCAACGCCTGCTGCAGATCACCGGGGCGGCTGCCCTCTTCCCCCGGGAAGACCCTGCCTGGCCCGGTGCAGCCACAGCCCTCCAGCAGGCGCCGGGGAACACCCGAACGACAGGTAAGCGGCAGCGACGGACCGGGACGGCCGCCGTTCATGGAGGTCAGCAGGTTCCCTGCTGTGTCACGACGACCGGCCCGGCCACTTCCCGGCTACCCCGATACACGCCCCTACGCACATCCGGTCCGTGCGCGGTCACGGCCACGACGGACACGACCATGGCCTGTTGCTCCCCCTCGTGA